Proteins encoded in a region of the Populus alba chromosome 13, ASM523922v2, whole genome shotgun sequence genome:
- the LOC118042436 gene encoding F-box protein SKIP24, with product MGGVPDELWRQILEMGIQNSKLNYKDLCCISISCRRLHRLSSENSLWLLLLSSDFPSPNQQNPNPNPNPNNSTSASAKSTYKIKFEREKSRKVAAHRRAVLRKESEVLEFERKIREIENGLRQEAEKMRATAAELSNLHKVRQASVALNVWQPEVIRGRQKQIVEQSAVPVESRVHSLEMELKLCRQRISGFDKAYRDEKRRLELAMEQLASMKYHPLRDHKLISSGDKECKKKRKKLKTSVI from the exons atgggagGTGTACCAGACGAACTATGGAGACAAATTCTGGAAATGGGAATCCAAAATTCCAAATTGAACTACAAAGATTTGTGTTGTATCTCAATTTCCTGTAGACGCCTCCACCGTTTATCCTCTGAGAACTCTCTTTGGCTCCTCCTCCTCTCCTCCGATTTCCCTTCTCCAAATCAACAAAACCCCAACCCCAACCCCAACCCCAACAATTCAACTTCTGCATCAGCTAAATCAACTTATAAAATCAA GTTTGAGAGGGAGAAATCGAGGAAGGTCGCGGCGCATAGAAGGGCGGTGCTTAGAAAGGAGAGTGAAGTTTTAGAGtttgaaaggaaaataagagaaattgaGAATGGTTTGCGTCAAGAGGCGGAGAAAATGAGAGCCACGGCTGCTGAATTGTCCAATTTACACAAGGTCAG GCAAGCTTCTGTGGCTCTGAATGTGTGGCAGCCGGAAGTTATTAGGGGTAGGCAAAAGCAAATAGTGGAGCAGAGTGCTGTTCCAGTTGAATCTCGAGTTCATTCACTTGAGATGGAACTTAAGCTTTGCAGGCAACGGATATCAGGCTTTGATAAGGCTTAT AGAGATGAGAAGCGGAGACTTGAGTTGGCAATGGAACAGTTGGCGTCCATGAAATATCATCCATTACGTGATCATAAGTTGATAAGTAGTGGTGACAAggaatgtaaaaaaaagaggaagaagttgaAAACATCTGTTATCT GA
- the LOC118042437 gene encoding presenilin-like protein At1g08700, whose translation MQSSILDSIGVEIIGVMSPVSICMLVVVFIVYSLSSSSPFSAASAPPIRTAANLVYLESSSDSTSQKFEGALLNALVFVILIAVVTFFLVLLYYYNCTGFLKNYMRFSAFFVLGTMGGSIFLSMIQHFSIPVDSITCFILLFNFTIVGVMSLFSSGVPIFVRQGYMVALGIFVAAWFTKLPEWTTWALLVALALYDLVAVLAPGGPLKILVELAQSRDEELPALVYEARPTVSQNGIVQGRSLDILVGGVSDSRSVEMQAMSSNNADQNENQNRANSGYAVIQDTNFGNMEGVQRRDEGGRSLSVDILHERHSSSSSSSEYSTVVGNRDSEIVVDEERSPLVGAPEMRNGGQQMRDGLENSDVSNRGIKLGLGDFVFYSVLVGRAAMYDLMTVYACYLAIISGLGCTLILLSVWRQALPALPISIALGVIFYFLTRLLMEPYIVGTATHLMMF comes from the exons atgcaGTCGAGCATTTTAGATTCAATCGGTGTCGAAATTATTGGCGTCATGTCCCCAGTCTCAATCTGCATGCTCGTTGTTGTTTTCATCGTCTACTCTCTCTCCTCTTCGAGCCCTTTCTCTGCGGCCTCCGCTCCGCCGATCCGCACCGCTGCTAACCTCGTCTACCTCGAGAGCTCCTCCGACTCAACCTCCCAGAAATTCGAAGGCGCTCTTTTAAACGCGCTCGTGTTTGTTATTCTCATTGCCgtggttactttttttcttgttctcttGTATTATTACAATTGTACTGGATTCTTGAAGAATTACATGCGGTTCTCGGCTTTTTTCGTGCTGG GTACAATGGGCGGCTCAATTTTTCTATCAATGATTCAGCATTTCTCAATTCCTGTTGATTCAATTACCTGTTTTATTCTGttgtttaattttacaattgTGGGCGTAATGTCATTGTTTTCAAGTGGGGTACCGATTTTTGTGAGGCAAGGATATATGGTGGCATTGGGGATATTTGTTGCAGCTTGGTTTACTAAGTTACCAGAGTGGACTACGTGGGCTTTGCTGGTAGCTTTGGCACTATATGATTTGGTGGCAGTTCTGGCACCTGGTGGGCCACTTAAGATATTGGTGGAGTTGGCTCAGAGTCGAGATGAGGAACTTCCAGCATTGGTTTATGAGGCTCGTCCAACAGTTTCACAAAATGGGATTGTGCAGGGTCGGAGTTTGGACATTCTGGTTGGTGGTGTTTCGGACTCTCGGTCAGTGGAGATGCAAGCTATGTCAAGTAACAACGCGGATCAAAATGAGAATCAAAATCGTGCAAATTCTGGCTATGCTGTTATTCAGGATACCAATTTTGGAAACATGGAAGGTGTACAAAGGAGAGATGAAGGGGGGAGGTCCCTGTCAGTGGATATTTTGCATGAGAGGCACTCATCTAGCAGCAGCTCATCAGAGTATTCAACTGTGGTTGGAAATCGTGACTCTGAGATAGTTGTCGATGAGGAAAGGTCTCCGCTTGTTGGTGCACCAGAAATGAGGAATGGGGGGCAACAGATGAGGGATGGCTTGGAGAATTCTGACGTTTCTAATAGAGGTATTAAACTTGGTCTTGGAGATTTTGTGTTTTACAGCGTTCTTGTGGGCAGGGCTGCAATGTATGATCTGATGACAGTATATGCATGCTACCTTGCAATTATTTCTGGACTTGGCTGTACCCTTATTTTGTTGTCAGTGTGGCGCCAGGCTCTGCCAGCTCTCCCTATTTCAATAGCTTTGGGTGTCATCTTTTACTTCTTGACCCGGTTATTGATGGAACCTTATATTGTTGGGACAGCAACACATCTGATGATGTTCTAA
- the LOC118042439 gene encoding uncharacterized protein isoform X1, protein MATVIKTPPFSAPRIINNSSISLKYANPLCLSFSHNSNRSIPNFSVTKNSLRFPTKPSLRFVKFVPFSSQGETETTETEETIQEPEIEQDSSDGAVEVEDAASSEEVADAEDTSSVVMASLRSYKEALASNDESIIAEIEAYLKSIEDEKIDNERKVASLTEELSIEKERVLRISADFDNFRKRTERERLSLVTNAQGEVVENLLSVLDNFERAKTQIKTATEGEEKINNSYQNIYKQFMEILVSLGVVPVETIGKPFDPMLHEAIMREDSDEFEEGTVLEEYRKGFKLGDRLLRPSMVKVSAGPGPVKPEQVEESQEEAEATSGTSEGGSAEEESA, encoded by the exons ATGGCCACTGTAATCAAAACGCCGCCGTTCAGTGCGCCACGGATTATCAACAACAGCAGCATTTCTTTAAAATATGCAAATCCCTTATGCCTTTCTTTTAGCCACAACAGCAACAGAAGTATTCCCAATTTTTCCGTTACCAAAAATTCTCTCCGGTTCCCCACCAAGCCTTCCCTCCGGTTCGTAAAGTTCGTTCCTTTTTCTTCACAAGGAGAAACCGAAACCACCGAGACCGAGGAGACAATCCAAGAACCAGAAATTGAG CAGGACTCATCTGATGGTGCTGTGGAGGTGGAAGATGCTGCAAGCAGCGAAGAGGTTGCTGATGCTGAGGACACATCTTCAGTCGTCATGGCTTCCCTCCGGTCTTACAAAGAAGCTTTGGCAAGTAATGATGAATCAATAATTGCTGAAATAGAAGCATATTTGAAATCCATTGAAGATGAGAAAATCGACAATGAAAGGAAAGTGGCCAGTTTGACTGAAGAATTATCAATAGAAAAGGAGCGGGTTCTTAGGATTAGTGCAGACTTTGATAATTTTCGGAAGCGGACAGAGAGAGAACGCCTCTCACTAGTAACAAATGCCCAAGGGGAAGTTGTGGAGAATCTGTTGTCTGTTTTGGATAATTTTGAGAGAGCTAAGACCCAGATTAAGACAGCAacagaaggagaagagaagatcAACAACAGCTACCAGAACATATACAAGCAATTCATGGAAATTCTAGTTTCGCTTGGCGTTGTTCCTGTGGAGACTATTGGGAAGCCCTTTGATCCAATG TTGCATGAGGCTATTATGCGTGAGGATTCAGATGAATTTGAAGAGGGTACTGTACTTGAAGAATATCGCAAGGGGTTCAAGCTTGGTGACAGGCTCTTGCGTCCATCAATGGTGAAAGTATCTGCTGGTCCAGGGCCTGTGAAACCTGAACAAGTAGAGGAATCACAGGAAGAAGCTGAGGCTACTAGTGGAACTAGTGAAGGTGGCAGCGCAGAAGAGGAGTCTGCTTAG
- the LOC118042439 gene encoding uncharacterized protein isoform X2 gives MATVIKTPPFSAPRIINNSSISLKYANPLCLSFSHNSNRSIPNFSVTKNSLRFPTKPSLRFVKFVPFSSQGETETTETEETIQEPEIEDSSDGAVEVEDAASSEEVADAEDTSSVVMASLRSYKEALASNDESIIAEIEAYLKSIEDEKIDNERKVASLTEELSIEKERVLRISADFDNFRKRTERERLSLVTNAQGEVVENLLSVLDNFERAKTQIKTATEGEEKINNSYQNIYKQFMEILVSLGVVPVETIGKPFDPMLHEAIMREDSDEFEEGTVLEEYRKGFKLGDRLLRPSMVKVSAGPGPVKPEQVEESQEEAEATSGTSEGGSAEEESA, from the exons ATGGCCACTGTAATCAAAACGCCGCCGTTCAGTGCGCCACGGATTATCAACAACAGCAGCATTTCTTTAAAATATGCAAATCCCTTATGCCTTTCTTTTAGCCACAACAGCAACAGAAGTATTCCCAATTTTTCCGTTACCAAAAATTCTCTCCGGTTCCCCACCAAGCCTTCCCTCCGGTTCGTAAAGTTCGTTCCTTTTTCTTCACAAGGAGAAACCGAAACCACCGAGACCGAGGAGACAATCCAAGAACCAGAAATTGAG GACTCATCTGATGGTGCTGTGGAGGTGGAAGATGCTGCAAGCAGCGAAGAGGTTGCTGATGCTGAGGACACATCTTCAGTCGTCATGGCTTCCCTCCGGTCTTACAAAGAAGCTTTGGCAAGTAATGATGAATCAATAATTGCTGAAATAGAAGCATATTTGAAATCCATTGAAGATGAGAAAATCGACAATGAAAGGAAAGTGGCCAGTTTGACTGAAGAATTATCAATAGAAAAGGAGCGGGTTCTTAGGATTAGTGCAGACTTTGATAATTTTCGGAAGCGGACAGAGAGAGAACGCCTCTCACTAGTAACAAATGCCCAAGGGGAAGTTGTGGAGAATCTGTTGTCTGTTTTGGATAATTTTGAGAGAGCTAAGACCCAGATTAAGACAGCAacagaaggagaagagaagatcAACAACAGCTACCAGAACATATACAAGCAATTCATGGAAATTCTAGTTTCGCTTGGCGTTGTTCCTGTGGAGACTATTGGGAAGCCCTTTGATCCAATG TTGCATGAGGCTATTATGCGTGAGGATTCAGATGAATTTGAAGAGGGTACTGTACTTGAAGAATATCGCAAGGGGTTCAAGCTTGGTGACAGGCTCTTGCGTCCATCAATGGTGAAAGTATCTGCTGGTCCAGGGCCTGTGAAACCTGAACAAGTAGAGGAATCACAGGAAGAAGCTGAGGCTACTAGTGGAACTAGTGAAGGTGGCAGCGCAGAAGAGGAGTCTGCTTAG
- the LOC118042439 gene encoding uncharacterized protein isoform X3 codes for MATVIKTPPFSAPRIINNSSISLKYANPLCLSFSHNSNRSIPNFSVTKNSLRFPTKPSLRFVKFVPFSSQGETETTETEETIQEPEIEQDSSDGAVEVEDAASSEEVADAEDTSSVVMASLRSYKEALASNDESIIAEIEAYLKSIEDEKIDNERKVASLTEELSIEKERVLRISADFDNFRKRTERERLSLVTNAQGEVVENLLSVLDNFERAKTQIKTATEGEEKINNSYQNIYKQFMEILVSLGVVPVETIGKPFDPMMTENLGQFSDKSRFSSLVIVA; via the exons ATGGCCACTGTAATCAAAACGCCGCCGTTCAGTGCGCCACGGATTATCAACAACAGCAGCATTTCTTTAAAATATGCAAATCCCTTATGCCTTTCTTTTAGCCACAACAGCAACAGAAGTATTCCCAATTTTTCCGTTACCAAAAATTCTCTCCGGTTCCCCACCAAGCCTTCCCTCCGGTTCGTAAAGTTCGTTCCTTTTTCTTCACAAGGAGAAACCGAAACCACCGAGACCGAGGAGACAATCCAAGAACCAGAAATTGAG CAGGACTCATCTGATGGTGCTGTGGAGGTGGAAGATGCTGCAAGCAGCGAAGAGGTTGCTGATGCTGAGGACACATCTTCAGTCGTCATGGCTTCCCTCCGGTCTTACAAAGAAGCTTTGGCAAGTAATGATGAATCAATAATTGCTGAAATAGAAGCATATTTGAAATCCATTGAAGATGAGAAAATCGACAATGAAAGGAAAGTGGCCAGTTTGACTGAAGAATTATCAATAGAAAAGGAGCGGGTTCTTAGGATTAGTGCAGACTTTGATAATTTTCGGAAGCGGACAGAGAGAGAACGCCTCTCACTAGTAACAAATGCCCAAGGGGAAGTTGTGGAGAATCTGTTGTCTGTTTTGGATAATTTTGAGAGAGCTAAGACCCAGATTAAGACAGCAacagaaggagaagagaagatcAACAACAGCTACCAGAACATATACAAGCAATTCATGGAAATTCTAGTTTCGCTTGGCGTTGTTCCTGTGGAGACTATTGGGAAGCCCTTTGATCCAATG atgacaGAAAATCTCGGGCAATTTTCTGACAAATCAAGATTTTCCTCTCTTGTGATAGTTGCATGA